The Cloacibacillus sp. genomic interval CGCGCTATCAGCACACGCTGCTGCTGGCCTCCCGAGAGGTCGCGGAAGGCCTTCGCGCGAAGCGGCAGCACGCCCATGCGTTCCAGATTGAGGTCTNNNNNNNNNNNNNNNNNNNNNNNNNNNNNNNNNNNNNNNNNNNNNNNNNNNNNNNNNNNNNNNNNNNNNNNNNNNNNNNNNNNNNNNNNNNNNNNNNNNTGCTGCTGGCCTCCCGAGAGGTCGCGGAAGGCCTTCGCGCGAAGCGGCAGCACGCCCATGCGTTCCAGATTGAGGTCGGCAGCCGCGCGGTCGGCCGCACCGTAAAAGGGGCGCAGTCCCAGACGGCCCAGTCGCCCTGAGAGCGTCACCTCAAAGACGCTTGCGGGAAAATCGCGCTTTGGCGCCTGCAGCTGCGGCACATAGCCGATGTCGCGGGGCGAAAGCCCGTCGCCGAAGCGCACGCTGCCAGCGCTCGGCTTTACCAGCCCCAGTATCGCGCGCAGCAGCGTGCTCTTGCCGGAGCCGTTTTGTCCAAGTATCGCAAGATAGGCACCGAAGGGCAGAGCGAAATTGACGCAGGATACGGCCTCGCGGCCCTCGAAACTGACGGAAAGCCCGTCGCAGATGAGGAGAGCCATCTTAGTTGAGCGCCTCTTTGAGGCTCTCAAGGTTTCTGCGCATAAGGCCGATGTAGGTGACGCCTCCCTGCATCTCGGCAAGCGACAAATTGTGGCACGAATGCAGCAGCCTTTTTTTTGCGCCGGTTTCGCGGCAGATGGCGTCCGTCGTATTTTCATTTGAAAGCTCTATGTGAAAGACGACCGGGATTTTTTCTTCCCTCACCTTGTCGATGAGCCGCGCTATGACTGCGGCGTTCGCCTCGGTCTCGGAGGCGCAGCCTGGAAAGGCCGCCTCCGCGTGAAGGCCGTAATCCTCGTCCAGATACCGGAACGGGTACCGGTCGCCGAAGACGAGCGTTTTGCGCTTCGCCCTCCGCACCGTCTCTGTGTAGTCCGCGTCCAGTGCGCGGAGCTTCGCGGCGTAGGTTTCGTAGTTGTACTGGTAATGGCCGCGGTTTTGCGGCGCGGCGCGGCAGAGCGCCTCTTTTATGGCCTCCGCTATCTTTATGGCGTTTTTGGGCGACGTCCAGATGTGTTCGTCCGTTTCGTGATGCGCCTCTTCGTCATGGTCGTGCCCCGCCTCTTCTTCGTCAAGGGGGTGCACACATGAGATGGCGGCAAGACGCGCCGCGTGCCCGTCCTCGTTTGCCGCGTCTCCCACCTTATTTGCCCATTGGTCGTTTTCGCCGCCCGTATAGATGAAAAGATCGCTCTTTGC includes:
- a CDS encoding ATP-binding cassette domain-containing protein, giving the protein MALLICDGLSVSFEGREAVSCVNFALPFGAYLAILGQNGSGKSTLLRAILGLVKPSAGSVRFGDGLSPRDIGYVPQLQAPKRDFPASVFEVTLSGRLGRLGLRPFYGAADRAAADLNLERMGVLPLRAKAFRDLSGGQQ
- a CDS encoding metal ABC transporter substrate-binding protein — protein: MRKYIAAATGVLAAAVFFVYLLSVSGGAVEAEKKSSNPKVVASIFPYYDFARAVGGDDISLSLLLKPGMESHNYDPSPQDMLSIAKSDLFIYTGGENDQWANKVGDAANEDGHAARLAAISCVHPLDEEEAGHDHDEEAHHETDEHIWTSPKNAIKIAEAIKEALCRAAPQNRGHYQYNYETYAAKLRALDADYTETVRRAKRKTLVFGDRYPFRYLDEDYGLHAEAAFPGCASETEANAAVIARLIDKVREEKIPVVFHIELSNENTTDAICRETGAKKRLLHSCHNLSLAEMQGGVTYIGLMRRNLESLKEALN